DNA sequence from the Coriobacteriia bacterium genome:
CAGGCAGATGCACGAGGAGCCGCAGATCCCGAACTTCGGGCCGGCGGGCAAGGGCCCGGTCATCAAGGAAGGGATGGTCTTCGCGATAGAGCCGATGGTCAACGCGGGCGGAGCGGCGGTCAGGCAGCTGGAGGACGGATGGACGGTGGTCACCTCCGACGGCGAGCTGTCCGCGCACTTCGAGCACACCGTCGCGGTGACCGATGCGGGGCCGCTGGTGCTCACCCTGGAATAGCCCGTGTGTGGACGTCGCGGCGCGTGGTGGATATACTACTCATTTGTGACTCTAGCCAGCGGGAGTGTCGGCCTTTGAGCAAGCGCGAAGATGCCATAGAGATGGAGGGCGTGGTCGTCGAGCCCCTCCCCAACGCGATGTTCCGCGTGGAGCTCGACAACGGTCATCGTGTGCTGGCCCACATCTCCGGTAAGATGCGCATGCACTACATCAGGATCCTCCCGGGCGACCGCGTCGTCGTAGAGCTGTCGCCGTATGACCTGTCCCGAGGCCGGATCACGTACCGCTTCAAGTAGGGGCGCGGTGGACACGCCCGGCGGCGTGTCAACACCTTCGGGCACGAAAGACGACGCCTGCGGCTGGGCGTGGAGATAGATAGACAGCGGAAGGATTGCAGGAAAGATGAAAGTTCGACCCTCGGTCAAGAGAATCTGCGAGAAATGCAAGGTCGTCCGCCGCCACGGACGGGTCCTCGTGATCTGTGAGAATCCGCGTCACAAGCAGCGGCAGGGCTAGGCAGGGAGGAGAAGCGTCTTGGCGCGCATCGCAGGCGTCGACCTCCCTCGCGAGAAGCGGGTGGAGATCGGCCTCACGTACATCTTCGGCGTAGGCCTCACGACGAGCCAGACGGTCCTTCGGGAGACGGGGATCGACCCGGACACCCGGGTCCGCAACCTCACCGAGGAAGAGGTCGTCCGGCTCCGTGAGCACATCGACCGCAGCGTCAAGGTGGAGGGAGACCTCCGCCGTGAGGTGAGCCAGAACATCAAGCGTCTGATGGAGATCGGTTGCTATCGCGGTCTCCGGCACCGCCGTGGTCTGCCCGTGCGCGGTCAGCGCACGCATACCAACGCCCGGACCCGTAAGGGTCCGAGACGGCAGATCGGCGCGAAGAAGAAGGGCAAGTAGCCATGGCCGCTAAGAAGAAGGGCGCGAAGACCCGTCTGCGCCGCAGCGAGCGCAAGAACATCGCGGTGGGCCAGGCGCACATCAAGAGCACGTTCAACAACACGATAATCACGATCACCGACCCCGGCGGCAACGTGATCTCCTGGCAGTCCGCGGGCACCGTCGGCTTCAAGGGCTCCCGGAAGTCGACGCCCTTCGCCGCACAGATGGCGGCCGAGGCGTGCGCGAAGATGGCCCAGGAGCACGGCGTGCGAAAGGTCGCGGTGTTCGTGAAGGGCCCCGGTTCCGGTCGCGAGACCGCCATCAGGTCGCTGCAGGCCGCCGGGCTCGAGATCACGAGCATCCAGGACCGGACGCCGGTCCCCCACAACGGGTGCCGGCCGCGCAAGCGCCGCCGGGTGTAGTCACGCAGGGAGGAAGAATCGAATGGCACGATACACCGGGGCGGACTGCAGGCTGTGCCGCCGCGAAGGCATCAAGCTGTTCCTCAAGGGCGACCGCTGTTACGGCGACAAGTGCGGCGTCGAGCGCCGGCCCTATCCGCCGGGTCAAGCCGGCCGCAGGCGCCCGAGGGACTCGGAGTACCGCGTGCAGCTTCGCGAGAAGCAGCGGGCCAAGCGCATGTACGGGCTGCTGGAGAAGCAGTTCCGCAGCTACTACGAACTGGCCAACCGCCAGGCGGGCATCACCGGCGAGAACCTGCTGAGGCTGCTGGAGAGCCGTTTGGACAACGTCGTGTACCGCCTCGGCTTCGCCGCCTCGCGCGACGAGGCCCGTCAGACGGTGCGCCACGGGCACATCAACGTCAACGGGCGGCGGGTCGACATCCCGTCGTACCGCGTGCGCCCGGGCGACAGCGTCGCCGTGGAGGAGAAGGCGAAGGACTTCTCCGTGGTGAAGGCCGCCGTCATCTCCTCGGCGAAGGTGGAGGTGCCCGGGTGGCTGGAGGTCGATGTCGAGAAGCTCTCCGGCAAAGTGCTGTCCCTGCCCACGCGCGAGCAGATCGACGCTCCGGTGCGCGAACAGCTCATCGTCGAGCTCTACTCGAAGTGATCGTCCGACAGCCAAGGAGGCTTCCTAGATGACGGAGTTCATGAGGCCCCAGGTGACGGTCGAAGGGGTGGACGACCGCACTTCCCGCTACATCGTCGAGCCGCTGGAGCGCGGCTTCGGCTACACGCTGGGCAACTGCATGCGCCGGGTGCTGCTCTCCTCGCTGCAGGGGTCGGCCGCGACGTCGATGCGGCTCGAAGGCGTGCAGCACGAGTTCTCGACGATCGACGGGGTGCGCGAGGACGTCACCGACATAGCGCTGAACGTGAAGGCGCTCGTGTTCAGGGAGACCGGCATCGGCATCCCGGATGCGGTGGCCACGCTCTCGGCGACGGGGCCGGGCGTGGTGACCGCATCCGACCTGCGGGTCCCGGCCGAGTTCGACCTCGTCAACCCCGAACAGCCGATCGCCACGCTGAACGACGGCGCCAAGCTCGAGATGAGCGTGCGCATCGGGGTCGGCCGCGGGTACGTTTCGGCGGACCGGAACAAGCGTCCCGAGGACCCGCTGGGCGTCATCCCGGTGGACTCGCTGTTCAGCCCGGTGACGCGGTGCGCCTACACGGTGGAGAACACGCGCGTGGGCCAGCGCACCGACTACGACAAGCTCACCGTGGAGGTGGAGACGAACGGCTCGATCGAGCCGGCAGACGCCGTCGCCCAGGCCGCCCGCGTGATCGACGAGCACATGAACCTCTTCGTCGAGCAAGCCGTCAGCGCGCTGCCCGAGGAGGGCATCTTCTCGGCGGTCCTGGAAGAGGGCGACACGCTGATGGAGACGCCGATCGAGGAGCTGGACCTCTCGGTGCGCAGCTACAACTGCCTGAAGCGGCAGGGTGTGAACACGATCGGCCAGCTCACGGAGTGCTCCGAGGCGGATCTGCTCAACATCCGCAACTTCGGCGCGAAGTCCATCGAGGAAGTGAAGGACAAGCTGCAGCAGATGGGCCTCGGCCTGAAGCAGTGACGGGAGACGGATCCTTAAGATGAGACACCTCAAGAGCGGACGGAAGCTGGGCACGGACGCCAGTCACACCAAGGCGATCCTGCGCGGGCTCACGATCGCACTGTTGACCAGCGAGCGCATCAAGACCACGGAGCCCCGCGCCAAGGAGGTGCGCTCGATGGTGGAGCGCGTCATCACGTGGGGGAGGCGCGGCGACGTCCACTCGCGGCGCCTGATCATCGCCGAGCTCGGCGGCGACCCGACCGTCGAGCCGCCCTCCGGCGAGCCCGTGGAGCTCTCGCACCGCGTGATCGCCCAGCTCGCGCCACGCTTCGAGGGGCGTGAAGGCGGATACACCCGCATCCTCAAGCTCGGCCCCCGTAAGGGCGACGCAGCCCCCGTGGTCATCCTGGAGCTGGTGGACTGAGGCGGTCCTTGACCGCCAGGCGTGACGGAGGGAGGGCCTCACCGCGGGTGGGGCCCTCCGCGCGCATGAGGCGACACCGCAGCCGAGGAGCCAAGCGATGATCCGCGTCTCGGACGTCTCGTTCAGCTACGACACGCCGGAGGGGCCGCGAACGGCCCTTCGCGGGGTCTCCCTCGCCCTTCACCCGGGCCGTCACGTGGCGGTACTCGGCGCCAACGGCTCGGGGAAGTCCACTCTCGCCAAGTTGCTGGACGGGCTGCTGCTCCCGGACCGGGGCAGCGTCACCGTCGACGGCATGGACACGCGCGAGCCGGGTACGGCATGGGACGTGAGGGCGCGTGTCGGGATCGTGTTCCAGGACCCGGACAACCAGATCGTCGGGACGGTCGTGGAGGAGGACGTGGCCTTCGCGCCCGAGAACCTCGGGCTCCCGCGTGAGGAGAT
Encoded proteins:
- the rpsM gene encoding 30S ribosomal protein S13, whose protein sequence is MARIAGVDLPREKRVEIGLTYIFGVGLTTSQTVLRETGIDPDTRVRNLTEEEVVRLREHIDRSVKVEGDLRREVSQNIKRLMEIGCYRGLRHRRGLPVRGQRTHTNARTRKGPRRQIGAKKKGK
- the rpsD gene encoding 30S ribosomal protein S4, with protein sequence MARYTGADCRLCRREGIKLFLKGDRCYGDKCGVERRPYPPGQAGRRRPRDSEYRVQLREKQRAKRMYGLLEKQFRSYYELANRQAGITGENLLRLLESRLDNVVYRLGFAASRDEARQTVRHGHINVNGRRVDIPSYRVRPGDSVAVEEKAKDFSVVKAAVISSAKVEVPGWLEVDVEKLSGKVLSLPTREQIDAPVREQLIVELYSK
- a CDS encoding DNA-directed RNA polymerase subunit alpha, which produces MTEFMRPQVTVEGVDDRTSRYIVEPLERGFGYTLGNCMRRVLLSSLQGSAATSMRLEGVQHEFSTIDGVREDVTDIALNVKALVFRETGIGIPDAVATLSATGPGVVTASDLRVPAEFDLVNPEQPIATLNDGAKLEMSVRIGVGRGYVSADRNKRPEDPLGVIPVDSLFSPVTRCAYTVENTRVGQRTDYDKLTVEVETNGSIEPADAVAQAARVIDEHMNLFVEQAVSALPEEGIFSAVLEEGDTLMETPIEELDLSVRSYNCLKRQGVNTIGQLTECSEADLLNIRNFGAKSIEEVKDKLQQMGLGLKQ
- the rplQ gene encoding 50S ribosomal protein L17; its protein translation is MRHLKSGRKLGTDASHTKAILRGLTIALLTSERIKTTEPRAKEVRSMVERVITWGRRGDVHSRRLIIAELGGDPTVEPPSGEPVELSHRVIAQLAPRFEGREGGYTRILKLGPRKGDAAPVVILELVD
- the rpsK gene encoding 30S ribosomal protein S11 — encoded protein: MAAKKKGAKTRLRRSERKNIAVGQAHIKSTFNNTIITITDPGGNVISWQSAGTVGFKGSRKSTPFAAQMAAEACAKMAQEHGVRKVAVFVKGPGSGRETAIRSLQAAGLEITSIQDRTPVPHNGCRPRKRRRV
- the rpmJ gene encoding 50S ribosomal protein L36; translated protein: MKVRPSVKRICEKCKVVRRHGRVLVICENPRHKQRQG
- the infA gene encoding translation initiation factor IF-1; translated protein: MSKREDAIEMEGVVVEPLPNAMFRVELDNGHRVLAHISGKMRMHYIRILPGDRVVVELSPYDLSRGRITYRFK